A region of the Carya illinoinensis cultivar Pawnee chromosome 16, C.illinoinensisPawnee_v1, whole genome shotgun sequence genome:
GTGGGATCCAGACAgtggattttatattttaaaaataattacaaataaatatatatattttttatattaaagaaTTTGGAAAGGAGTACGAGACAGAACCAAGTCTTGAGCATTGtcgatgatttatttatttttatatataaaattacatattttaaagattgattttgaatatgaagaaaaatttctatattaaattatgtattttttgattaaataataataataaaataataacgagagagaagagaaaaaaaaagagagaaaaagagagaaaagagagagttgggaggagagagaaaaaataataaaataatatttaaagaaggaaaatgacatcttcaaatatgaataattactgtttatagttatttaaaattatgaagataaataaatcaatataaataaaattgtggcaagtatattcaaatttaactttaaaaataaagataaatatacCATTACTAGTGCTCTAAGGCTGCCTCTTATTCTATTTAAATCACGTGCtcttgtttaaataaaattttttaaaaaaagttatgttatatatatatataacatattcatTTTTACAAACCAAAGCATTATTCATTTTACTTTACCAATTAGTACTGCCGGTTCTTCAATTTATCATCTTTCTCTCATCTTCAGCACAGCACACATAGCCAAATTCAGACACACAAACAGAGCGTCTGCTATGAAGCGTGCACTCATGGCTGACGATGCAGCGGCGAATATTGCGGAAGGCGAAAAGATGAAGAGGATTAGGGTTgacgaagaggaagaagatggggAAAAAGGAATTGGGTTTGTGAATCTGGATGAGAATCTGCTGTACGAGGTGTTGAAACATGTGGACGCGAGGACGCTCGCGGCGGCGTCCTGCGTGAGCAAACTCTGGCACAGGACGGCGCAGGACGAGCGGCTCTGGGAGCTGATCTGCACCAGGCACTGGGCTAACATCGGCTGCGCCAATCAACAGCTCCGATCTGTGGTCCTCGCTCTCGGGGGGTTCCGTCGTCTCCATTCCCTTTACATCTGGCCTCTTTAATCTGTCCCATCTATATCTATTTGTTGTTCTATTCCCTTTACAATGGTTAGAAAATCTCCCTCTATTATGACTGATCTGTATTCCCTCTCATTGGCCATTTTTGCCGTATATAAGGCACCTATTCCTTCAGTAAGTAGAGGATTCATTAGACAtggttttaagaattttttgatAGCTAATACTCTGCCTACATGATCCCGAGCCACTAGACCAAGTCCtactcttcctcttcctttatTTAGACTTGCATTCCAGTTAATTTGGGTTACCCCTGAAGGTGGAGATTGCCATATGTTGTTGATATCTGCAATCCTTCGATTCTGTGTTGTTGGTTTTTCTTGTGCTGCTTTAAATTCTTCAAGAGTTTTCCTTGCTGTCTTGACTAAAGCATTAGGGTGAATAAATGAGTTTTCAAATATCAACTGATTCCTCCTATACCACATGTTTCTTGctattattgaaaatagtgccATTGTATCTTGATCACATTTTGACATTAGTGCCTCGACCAATTCATTGAAATTTACAGACCCGATAGAACATTTTTGTAGAACAGATGAAGCATGACTCCACACATCCATTGCTGAGGGACAATTCCATAGAATATATGCcacattttcttcctcttttttgcATATAGGGCACTTAGGAGAttcagaaattttctttttggcaaGGTTCAATTTTGTGGGTAATGACTCAAGGCAGGCTCTGCACATGAAGTTCTTTGTTGCATTTGGGATCTTAAACTTCGAATAGTTGGTCCATTCTGCATTCTTAGTAATAGAAGTTGATGGTTGATCTTCACTCGTATTTTTTAGCTCCATTTGAAGATGATATGCACTTTTCACATTGAAGACTCCATTCTTGGTTCCTAGCCAAATTAATTTGTCTTCAGCACCAATGGAGctaattgggatttgaaaaatagtTTCAGCCTCATTTTCCTCAAATACTTCCCTTATCAAGTCCTTGTTCTATTGTTTTTCTGATTGGTTGATAAGATTTGCTACTTTAGCCTCCCTCGACAGCATCTGGCTTGTAGATTGGACCTTGTAAGATGATGGACTAGGAAGACACCTATGTTGCCAAATGTATGTGCTCTGTCCATTGCCTATCCTCTAAATCGATCCCTTTTCAATTAGGTGTCTAGTTGAGCAAATACTTCTCCATATGAATGATGGTTTGGTTCTACCGCCACCAAGTTCGGTTCCATCATCCAATAAGTTTCTTTAAGATTTCTTCTAGCTTCGAGGGGGAGCGAAGGCGAAGGGGGctgccattttattttatttttgccaAGTTGATGTAGTGCATATACAGGATAGTTATTGTGGAAGCCTAGGTGTCACTTTGTGATTGGTGGGCTGTTATATGAAGAATCTTAGACGGACCGATT
Encoded here:
- the LOC122298483 gene encoding F-box protein GID2-like — its product is MKRALMADDAAANIAEGEKMKRIRVDEEEEDGEKGIGFVNLDENLLYEVLKHVDARTLAAASCVSKLWHRTAQDERLWELICTRHWANIGCANQQLRSVVLALGGFRRLHSLYIWPL